The following are from one region of the Paenalkalicoccus suaedae genome:
- a CDS encoding deoxynucleoside kinase, producing the protein MTHQFDAPFIAIEGPIGVGKTSLSTMLGDYYQFHLLKEIVDENPFLSKFYENIDEWSFQTEMFFLCNRFKQLEDVYVNYLANDKPVISDYHIFKNHLFAKQTLHESHFQKYDRIYSILTGDLPKPNLIIYLDASLDTLMDRIKLRGREMEQAMSIDYLNQLSHDYRQFMKEHERVYPHIPVIRIDGDKMDFVSKKEDFNRIVDQIDEGLKRKRSLL; encoded by the coding sequence GTGACACACCAATTTGACGCGCCGTTTATAGCGATTGAAGGACCGATCGGCGTTGGTAAAACCTCTCTATCCACCATGCTTGGTGACTATTATCAGTTTCACCTATTGAAAGAAATAGTGGATGAGAACCCATTTTTATCAAAGTTTTACGAGAACATTGACGAGTGGAGCTTCCAAACAGAAATGTTCTTTTTATGTAACAGATTTAAGCAATTAGAAGATGTATATGTGAACTATTTAGCTAATGATAAACCTGTTATTAGTGATTATCATATTTTTAAGAATCACTTATTTGCAAAGCAAACGCTTCACGAGAGCCACTTTCAAAAGTACGATCGTATTTATTCTATTTTAACTGGAGATTTGCCAAAACCAAATCTCATTATTTATTTAGATGCAAGCTTAGATACATTAATGGATCGTATAAAACTTCGTGGTCGTGAGATGGAGCAAGCGATGAGCATTGATTACTTGAATCAGCTATCGCATGACTATCGCCAGTTTATGAAAGAACACGAACGGGTGTATCCTCATATTCCTGTAATTCGTATTGATGGGGATAAAATGGACTTTGTTTCGAAAAAAGAAGACTTTAACAGAATCGTTGATCAAATAGATGAAGGTCTAAAAAGAAAACGCTCGTTATTATAG